From a region of the Halolamina sp. CBA1230 genome:
- a CDS encoding phosphoglycerol geranylgeranyltransferase, translated as MTGPWAEWDHVLKVDPDKELREGETFEDVAATGTDALEIGGTMDVTSEKMQRVVDACAAHDVPIYQEPSNPGVVIEHDALDGYLVPTVLNAGDPFWITGAHKEWARIDDDLDWPNTHTEAYVVLNPEASVAAYTDADCDLTAEDVAAYAGVAERMFGQDIVYLEYSGTYGDPETVAAAAEELDDATLFYGGGIHDYESARGMGEHADTVVVGDLLHDEGVDAVAETVDGAKEA; from the coding sequence ATGACCGGCCCGTGGGCGGAGTGGGACCACGTCCTGAAGGTGGACCCCGACAAGGAGCTACGTGAAGGCGAGACGTTCGAGGACGTCGCCGCGACGGGCACCGACGCCCTCGAGATCGGCGGCACGATGGACGTGACCAGCGAGAAGATGCAGCGGGTCGTCGACGCCTGCGCGGCCCACGACGTGCCGATCTACCAGGAGCCCTCCAACCCCGGCGTGGTGATCGAGCACGACGCGCTCGATGGCTACCTCGTCCCCACGGTGCTCAACGCGGGCGACCCGTTCTGGATCACCGGCGCCCACAAGGAGTGGGCCCGGATCGACGACGACCTCGACTGGCCCAACACCCACACCGAGGCGTACGTCGTGCTCAACCCCGAGGCCTCCGTCGCGGCGTACACCGACGCCGACTGCGACCTGACGGCCGAGGACGTGGCGGCGTACGCGGGCGTCGCCGAGCGCATGTTCGGGCAGGATATCGTCTACCTCGAGTACTCGGGCACCTACGGCGACCCGGAGACCGTCGCGGCCGCGGCCGAGGAACTCGACGACGCGACGCTGTTCTACGGCGGCGGGATCCACGACTACGAGAGCGCCCGGGGGATGGGCGAACACGCCGACACGGTCGTCGTCGGCGACCTCCTCCACGACGAGGGCGTCGACGCGGTGGCGGAGACCGTCGACGGCGCGAAAGAGGCCTAG
- a CDS encoding conditioned medium-induced protein 4, with amino-acid sequence MDEQTEELRDLFVETTGAEEVTEDQAEDRGDLADTVPAEEAEARVRELIERMHERYEFRSTLDDDALVRVVTRFFADESDAEIAEALAVDEGTVFDARMDLHLTRETDRDAPFAMDELRELIVADVPLEERVDRLDADAETVDHYSQVIEADLRSTRANGRFADEFAELLTDADLRDSHAADARESGLEEAAEDIETNTQL; translated from the coding sequence ATGGACGAACAAACCGAGGAGCTCCGGGACCTGTTCGTCGAGACCACGGGTGCCGAGGAGGTGACCGAGGACCAGGCGGAGGACCGGGGCGACCTCGCCGACACGGTCCCGGCCGAGGAGGCCGAGGCGCGGGTCCGGGAGCTGATCGAGCGGATGCACGAGCGCTACGAGTTCCGCTCGACGCTCGACGACGACGCGCTCGTCCGGGTGGTGACGCGCTTTTTCGCCGACGAGAGCGACGCCGAGATCGCCGAGGCGCTGGCGGTCGACGAGGGGACGGTGTTCGACGCGCGGATGGATCTCCATCTGACCCGGGAGACGGACCGCGACGCCCCGTTCGCGATGGACGAGCTCCGGGAGCTGATCGTCGCCGACGTGCCGCTCGAGGAGCGCGTCGACCGGCTGGACGCGGACGCGGAGACGGTCGACCACTACTCACAGGTGATCGAGGCCGACCTGCGCTCGACCCGCGCGAACGGCCGCTTCGCCGACGAGTTCGCCGAACTGCTGACCGACGCGGATCTCCGTGACAGCCACGCCGCCGACGCCCGCGAGTCCGGGCTGGAGGAGGCCGCCGAGGACATCGAGACAAACACCCAGCTGTAG
- a CDS encoding helix-turn-helix domain-containing protein, with the protein MPISIDRFDDEPDDVLDLQEGTQPYRVLQFLARNDDQAFTQTEIHEATDIKRGSVGAVLSRLEDRGLVRHRGRYWAIAEDDRLASFAAQAGASSASTTDDYYGNE; encoded by the coding sequence ATGCCCATCAGCATCGACCGCTTCGACGACGAACCCGACGACGTCCTCGACCTGCAGGAGGGGACCCAACCCTACCGCGTCCTCCAGTTCCTCGCGCGGAACGACGACCAGGCGTTCACCCAGACCGAGATCCACGAGGCCACCGACATCAAGCGCGGCAGCGTGGGTGCCGTGCTCTCGCGGCTGGAGGATCGTGGGCTGGTCCGCCACCGCGGGCGCTACTGGGCGATCGCCGAGGACGACCGACTCGCCTCCTTCGCAGCGCAGGCTGGGGCGAGTTCGGCGTCGACGACAGACGACTACTACGGCAACGAGTGA
- a CDS encoding energy-coupling factor ABC transporter ATP-binding protein: MLELDGLTHEYGDARALDSVSLTIPDGQFLVLCGANGSGKSTLVRHLNGLLEPDAGRVLVDGTETTEDPVAARTTVGMAFQEPRDQFVAATVGGDVRFGPENLGLDHTEIDRRAEEALAAVGLDGRKDDRIETLSGGERERLAVAGALAMEPSYLVLDEPFTGLDSPACDRLLDHLRDLHAAGTGLIVVTHDLRDLLADAERVVCLTDGDVVVDDDPAAAVDALPEYGVRVPETVTGTAD; encoded by the coding sequence GTGCTCGAACTCGACGGCCTGACCCACGAGTACGGCGACGCCCGCGCGCTCGACTCCGTCTCGCTCACGATCCCGGACGGGCAGTTCCTCGTGCTCTGTGGCGCCAACGGCTCGGGGAAGTCGACGCTCGTCCGCCACCTGAACGGGCTGCTCGAACCGGATGCGGGCCGCGTGCTCGTCGACGGGACCGAGACGACCGAGGACCCCGTCGCCGCCCGCACGACGGTCGGGATGGCGTTCCAGGAGCCACGCGACCAGTTCGTCGCCGCGACCGTCGGCGGCGACGTGCGCTTCGGCCCGGAGAACCTCGGCCTCGACCACACGGAGATCGACCGCCGGGCTGAGGAAGCGCTCGCCGCGGTCGGTCTCGACGGCCGCAAAGACGACCGGATCGAGACGCTCTCGGGCGGCGAACGCGAGCGCCTCGCGGTCGCGGGCGCGCTGGCGATGGAGCCCAGCTACCTCGTGCTGGACGAGCCGTTCACCGGGCTCGATTCACCCGCATGCGACCGGCTACTCGATCACCTCCGGGATCTCCACGCCGCCGGCACGGGGCTGATCGTGGTCACCCACGACCTCCGGGACCTGCTCGCCGACGCCGAGCGCGTGGTCTGTCTCACCGATGGCGACGTGGTCGTCGACGACGACCCGGCGGCCGCTGTGGACGCGCTTCCCGAGTACGGCGTTCGCGTGCCCGAGACGGTCACGGGCACGGCCGACTGA
- a CDS encoding L-threonylcarbamoyladenylate synthase, with translation MRDDLVQATSMLAMGELVVYPTDTVYGLGADAIAADAVERVYDLKGRSRDDPLSMAVPDVEEALEHVTATEREEQFMRAFLPGPVTVVLERQGHVPDVLTAGKERVGIRIPDHELALELLSEFAPITATSANRSGEPNATHPDDLDDAIREGVGAVVDGGELPGGESTVVDPGNDEIHRRGRRADEVEQWLAEH, from the coding sequence ATGCGCGACGACCTCGTTCAGGCCACCAGCATGCTCGCGATGGGCGAGCTGGTGGTGTACCCGACCGACACCGTCTACGGGCTCGGCGCCGACGCCATCGCCGCCGACGCCGTCGAGCGCGTGTACGATCTCAAGGGCCGCTCGCGGGACGACCCGCTCTCGATGGCGGTGCCCGACGTCGAGGAGGCGCTCGAACACGTCACCGCGACCGAGCGCGAGGAGCAGTTCATGCGGGCGTTCCTCCCCGGTCCCGTCACGGTCGTGCTCGAACGCCAGGGCCACGTCCCGGACGTGCTCACCGCCGGGAAGGAGCGGGTCGGGATCCGCATCCCGGACCACGAGCTCGCGCTCGAACTGCTCTCCGAGTTCGCGCCGATCACCGCCACCAGCGCGAACCGCAGCGGCGAACCCAACGCTACCCACCCCGACGACCTCGACGACGCGATCCGCGAGGGCGTCGGCGCGGTCGTCGACGGCGGGGAGCTCCCGGGCGGCGAGAGCACGGTCGTCGACCCCGGGAACGACGAGATCCACCGCCGCGGCCGGCGGGCCGACGAGGTCGAGCAGTGGCTGGCCGAGCACTGA
- a CDS encoding DUF5615 family PIN-like protein, which produces MIYADENVWQPVVDGLDRRGWEVTTATAEGTLGWTDREHLRYATERDWTLLTLDDDFLRLAEGGEFDIDHSGIVFISQHRRDVGELVRRIHAALERNADRDLSGEIVYA; this is translated from the coding sequence GTGATCTACGCCGACGAGAACGTCTGGCAGCCCGTCGTGGACGGTCTCGATCGTCGTGGGTGGGAGGTGACTACTGCGACTGCAGAGGGGACGCTCGGCTGGACCGACCGCGAGCACCTCCGCTACGCTACTGAACGTGACTGGACGCTACTGACGCTCGACGACGACTTCCTCCGACTTGCCGAGGGTGGCGAGTTCGATATCGACCACTCGGGGATCGTGTTCATCTCCCAGCACCGTCGCGATGTCGGTGAACTCGTTCGCCGTATCCACGCAGCGTTAGAGCGGAACGCGGACCGCGACCTCTCTGGCGAGATAGTGTACGCCTGA
- a CDS encoding glutathione S-transferase N-terminal domain-containing protein: MSEDPPITLYRLQACPYCERVVRTLDEYGLDYRSRFVEPMHSDRNVVKRLSGKRSVPAIVDENTGLTMSESGNIVEYLEKTYGGEA, encoded by the coding sequence ATGTCCGAGGACCCACCGATCACGCTCTACCGGCTCCAGGCCTGCCCGTACTGCGAGCGGGTGGTGCGGACGCTGGACGAGTACGGCCTCGACTACCGCTCCCGGTTCGTCGAGCCGATGCACTCCGACCGGAACGTGGTCAAGCGGCTCAGCGGGAAGCGCTCGGTGCCCGCCATCGTCGACGAGAACACGGGGCTCACGATGTCCGAATCGGGCAACATCGTCGAGTACCTCGAGAAGACCTACGGGGGTGAGGCCTGA
- the aspS gene encoding aspartate--tRNA(Asn) ligase, giving the protein MQDRTYATDVDAGESATVAGWVHEIRDLGGIAFLILRDKSGKLQIKLEKDEMDDQLVETGLDVHRESVITVTGDVKEEPRAPTGFELVPESIDVISEADPELPLDPSGKVDAELPTRLDNRTLDLRKPEVKAIFEIRAEVMRAARETFRDLNATEINTPKIVATGTEGGTELFPITYFGEEAFMNQSPQLFKQLMAGSGLETVFEIGPIFRAEEHNTPRHLNEATSIDFESAFADHHEAMDAAEEIVVSVYEAVAENCEEQLDLLGYEEFDVPAGDFPRLSYEEAIERVNATGELDEQLVFGDDLSTEAERALGDDVGTFYFITGWPSEIKPFYIKDQDDDDSLSTGFDMMHPRMELVSGGQREHRHEKLVEGFEQQGLDPEQFEYYTKMFKYGMPPHAGWGMGGERLVMTMLGLENIREAVLFPRDRQRLSP; this is encoded by the coding sequence ATGCAGGATCGAACTTACGCGACGGACGTGGACGCCGGCGAGTCGGCCACGGTGGCCGGCTGGGTCCACGAGATCCGTGACCTGGGCGGCATCGCCTTCCTCATCCTCCGGGACAAGAGCGGCAAACTCCAGATCAAACTCGAAAAGGACGAGATGGACGACCAGCTGGTCGAGACCGGCCTCGACGTCCACCGCGAGTCGGTGATCACGGTCACCGGCGACGTGAAGGAAGAACCGCGGGCACCGACCGGCTTCGAGCTCGTCCCCGAGTCGATCGACGTGATCTCGGAGGCCGACCCCGAACTCCCGCTCGACCCCTCCGGCAAGGTCGACGCCGAGCTCCCGACGCGACTCGACAACCGGACGCTCGACCTTCGCAAGCCCGAGGTCAAGGCGATCTTCGAGATCCGCGCAGAGGTCATGCGCGCCGCCCGGGAGACGTTCCGCGACCTGAACGCAACGGAGATCAACACGCCGAAGATCGTCGCCACCGGCACCGAGGGTGGGACGGAGCTGTTCCCGATCACCTACTTCGGCGAGGAGGCCTTCATGAACCAGAGCCCGCAGCTGTTCAAGCAGCTGATGGCCGGCTCCGGCCTCGAGACCGTCTTCGAGATCGGCCCGATCTTCCGCGCCGAGGAGCACAACACCCCCCGCCACCTGAACGAGGCGACCTCGATCGACTTCGAGTCGGCCTTCGCGGACCACCACGAGGCGATGGACGCCGCCGAGGAGATCGTGGTCTCGGTGTACGAGGCTGTCGCGGAGAACTGCGAGGAGCAGCTCGACCTGCTCGGCTACGAGGAGTTCGACGTGCCGGCGGGCGACTTCCCGCGGCTGAGCTACGAGGAGGCGATCGAGCGCGTCAACGCCACCGGCGAGCTCGACGAGCAGCTCGTGTTCGGCGACGACCTCTCGACGGAGGCCGAGCGCGCGCTGGGCGACGACGTCGGGACGTTCTACTTCATCACCGGCTGGCCCAGCGAGATCAAGCCGTTCTACATCAAGGACCAGGACGACGACGACTCGCTCTCGACGGGGTTCGACATGATGCACCCCCGGATGGAGCTGGTGTCGGGCGGCCAGCGTGAGCACCGCCACGAGAAGCTGGTCGAGGGGTTCGAGCAGCAGGGGCTCGACCCCGAGCAGTTCGAGTACTACACGAAGATGTTCAAGTACGGGATGCCGCCCCACGCCGGCTGGGGGATGGGTGGCGAGCGGCTCGTGATGACGATGCTCGGGCTGGAGAACATCCGGGAGGCCGTCCTGTTCCCGCGGGACCGGCAGCGTCTGAGTCCGTAG
- a CDS encoding energy-coupling factor transporter transmembrane protein EcfT has protein sequence MLRYEPGDSLAHRLDPRTKLALQLTFAVAAFAHTDPWGLAALTGVTGLALASARLSPVSVLWGYRFLFPLLAAAVLFELVNLGPPWIDTAAAVDPLLASYRTLLIVAFAAGYVRTTSARESRAAVQWAIPGKPGRLLGAGVGLVFRFLPLLRRDVSAIRDAERARLGDERPTRERLRTVGAAGLNRAFARADRLAMALSARCFSWNATLPRIAFGRVDAVGLVVAVGLVVSVFG, from the coding sequence ATGCTCCGCTACGAACCCGGCGACTCGCTCGCTCACCGCCTCGACCCCCGGACGAAGCTGGCGCTCCAGCTCACCTTCGCCGTCGCTGCGTTCGCCCACACCGACCCGTGGGGGCTGGCGGCGCTGACCGGCGTGACCGGGCTGGCGCTCGCGAGCGCGCGGCTCTCCCCCGTCTCGGTGCTGTGGGGGTACCGCTTCCTCTTCCCGCTGCTCGCCGCGGCGGTGCTGTTCGAGTTGGTGAACCTCGGCCCGCCGTGGATCGACACCGCGGCCGCGGTCGACCCCCTGCTCGCGAGCTACCGGACGCTGCTGATCGTCGCCTTCGCAGCCGGGTACGTTCGGACGACGTCGGCCCGCGAGTCCCGCGCGGCGGTGCAGTGGGCGATCCCGGGGAAGCCGGGGCGACTGCTGGGCGCGGGCGTCGGACTGGTGTTCCGGTTCCTCCCGCTGCTCCGCCGGGACGTGTCGGCGATCCGGGACGCCGAGCGGGCGCGGCTGGGCGACGAGCGACCGACACGGGAGCGGCTCCGGACCGTCGGTGCAGCGGGGCTCAACCGGGCGTTCGCGCGAGCCGATCGGCTGGCGATGGCGCTCTCGGCGCGGTGTTTCTCGTGGAACGCGACGCTGCCGCGGATCGCGTTCGGTCGAGTAGACGCGGTGGGGCTGGTGGTGGCGGTCGGGTTGGTCGTGTCCGTGTTCGGTTAG
- a CDS encoding biotin transporter BioY, which translates to MSTATDSVDLVGDDVVVNLVRAALLAALMGAFAFVSFPNPLSPSVPVTAQVLGVFLAGIYLGPAWGGFAMVLYVLAGVLGAPVFSGASAGLGELFGPTGGYLLSYPFAAALIGVIVHGVDGLVDPQTVSLPRLAGAMAVGTVVIYGFGVPVYWYYLDTSFVAAVFAAGVAFVPAELVKMAAAVGIVRSDEVQAT; encoded by the coding sequence GTGTCAACAGCAACCGACTCCGTCGACCTCGTCGGCGACGACGTCGTCGTCAACCTCGTCCGCGCGGCCCTGCTGGCGGCGCTGATGGGCGCGTTCGCGTTCGTCTCGTTCCCCAACCCACTGAGCCCGAGCGTCCCGGTCACCGCGCAGGTGCTGGGCGTGTTCCTCGCGGGGATCTATCTCGGCCCCGCGTGGGGCGGGTTCGCGATGGTACTGTACGTGCTGGCCGGGGTGCTCGGCGCGCCCGTGTTCTCCGGCGCCAGCGCCGGACTCGGGGAGCTATTCGGTCCGACCGGCGGCTACCTGCTCTCCTACCCGTTCGCGGCCGCGCTGATCGGCGTGATCGTCCACGGCGTCGACGGCCTCGTCGATCCCCAAACCGTCTCGCTGCCGCGGCTGGCGGGCGCGATGGCCGTCGGCACCGTGGTGATCTACGGGTTCGGTGTCCCCGTCTACTGGTACTACCTCGACACCAGCTTCGTCGCCGCCGTCTTCGCCGCGGGCGTCGCGTTCGTCCCCGCCGAACTGGTGAAGATGGCCGCCGCGGTCGGGATCGTCCGCTCCGACGAGGTGCAGGCGACCTGA
- a CDS encoding redoxin domain-containing protein yields the protein MPDFDVVDLPGTDHVEEGDTAPDFTRPLVNEEYWEDRSLSSLTEDGPVLLVAHPMDGAFPSTYVWNEIDDREWADAVDVVGLSISTPYEHRSLLAERGADARLFSDPGAGVAAQYGIEHDLDGMAGVTEHRPAVFLLDEDRTVEYAWVASEWPDFPEYDEIEAAIEEL from the coding sequence ATGCCCGACTTCGACGTCGTCGACCTGCCCGGGACCGACCACGTCGAGGAAGGTGACACCGCCCCCGACTTCACCCGACCGCTGGTGAACGAGGAGTACTGGGAGGACCGCTCGCTCTCCTCGCTGACCGAGGACGGGCCAGTCCTACTCGTCGCTCATCCGATGGACGGCGCGTTCCCGTCGACGTACGTCTGGAACGAGATCGACGACCGCGAGTGGGCCGACGCGGTCGACGTGGTGGGACTGTCGATCTCCACCCCCTACGAGCACAGATCCCTGCTCGCCGAACGCGGCGCGGACGCACGGCTGTTCTCGGACCCCGGCGCCGGCGTCGCCGCGCAGTACGGCATCGAACACGATCTCGACGGGATGGCCGGCGTCACCGAGCACCGGCCCGCCGTCTTCCTGCTCGACGAGGACCGCACCGTCGAGTACGCGTGGGTCGCCAGCGAGTGGCCCGACTTCCCCGAGTACGACGAGATCGAGGCCGCGATCGAGGAGCTGTAA
- a CDS encoding DUF433 domain-containing protein — MTEIVHDDDHSDGAPTIGGTGIRVENVADAYEYSGYSPDEIVDLYPVLTLQDVHAALAYFYGHPEEFDSTPEARSDDEAPA, encoded by the coding sequence ATGACCGAGATCGTCCACGACGACGACCACAGCGACGGGGCGCCGACCATCGGCGGCACCGGGATCCGCGTCGAGAACGTTGCCGACGCCTACGAGTACAGTGGCTACTCCCCTGACGAGATCGTGGACCTCTACCCGGTGCTGACGTTGCAGGACGTGCACGCTGCGCTCGCGTACTTCTACGGACATCCCGAGGAGTTCGACTCGACGCCGGAGGCACGAAGCGACGACGAGGCGCCGGCGTGA
- a CDS encoding hemolysin family protein translates to MGLLPTVIPALSRGVLQLPALGQLSIEVKTVFGVTMIAVLIGFSAFFSSSEIAMFGLESHRVDSLVEEGVPGANMVQSLLDDPHRLLVTILVGNNIANVAMSSIATWLFSFYLADGQAVLAATFGITTVVLLFGESAPKSYAVENTESWSLRIARPLKWAERGLLPLIVVFDYLTQVINRITGGGSAIEESYVTRDEIQNMIQTGEREGVIDEEEREMLQRIFRFNRTIAKEVMTPRLDMTAVPKDATVEEAIEECVQSDHERIPVYEGNLDNIIGIVNVRDLVRAAHYGEGEPQLEDVVRPTLHVPESKNVDELLQEIQDNRLQMVIVIDEFGTTEGLITLEDMVEEIVGDILEGDEEEAIEFLDDDTALIRGEVNIDEVNEALGLELPEGEEFETLAGFIFNRAGRLVEEDETIEYDGVRIRVEEVETTRIKRARVTVTEEYYQDDDSDEVDEEIAETDVDAADTE, encoded by the coding sequence ATGGGCTTGCTTCCCACGGTCATCCCCGCTCTTAGCAGGGGCGTTCTGCAGCTACCGGCACTCGGACAGCTGTCCATCGAGGTCAAGACGGTGTTCGGTGTCACGATGATCGCCGTCCTCATCGGGTTCTCCGCCTTCTTCTCCTCGTCGGAGATCGCGATGTTCGGGCTCGAGAGCCACCGGGTCGACTCGCTCGTCGAGGAGGGCGTTCCCGGCGCGAACATGGTTCAGAGCCTCCTCGACGACCCCCACCGGCTGCTGGTGACGATCCTCGTCGGGAACAACATCGCCAACGTCGCGATGTCCTCGATCGCGACGTGGCTGTTCAGCTTCTACCTCGCGGACGGGCAGGCCGTGCTGGCGGCGACGTTCGGTATCACGACGGTCGTGCTGCTGTTCGGCGAGAGCGCGCCGAAATCCTACGCCGTCGAGAACACCGAGTCGTGGTCGCTGCGCATCGCCCGGCCGCTGAAGTGGGCCGAGCGCGGGCTGCTCCCGCTGATCGTCGTGTTCGACTACCTCACGCAGGTGATCAACCGCATCACCGGCGGCGGCTCGGCGATCGAGGAGTCCTACGTCACCCGTGACGAGATCCAGAACATGATCCAGACCGGGGAGCGCGAGGGCGTCATCGACGAGGAGGAACGGGAGATGCTCCAGCGCATCTTCCGGTTCAACCGGACCATCGCCAAGGAGGTGATGACCCCGCGGCTGGACATGACCGCGGTCCCGAAGGACGCCACCGTCGAGGAGGCGATCGAGGAGTGTGTCCAGTCCGACCACGAGCGCATCCCCGTCTACGAGGGGAACCTCGACAACATCATCGGGATCGTCAACGTTCGGGATCTGGTGCGGGCAGCCCACTACGGCGAGGGCGAGCCCCAGCTCGAGGATGTCGTCCGGCCGACCCTCCACGTCCCCGAGTCGAAGAACGTCGACGAACTGCTCCAGGAGATCCAGGACAACCGCCTCCAGATGGTGATCGTGATCGACGAGTTCGGCACCACGGAGGGGCTGATCACGCTGGAGGACATGGTCGAGGAGATCGTCGGCGACATCCTGGAGGGCGACGAGGAGGAGGCGATCGAGTTCCTCGACGACGACACCGCCCTCATCCGCGGCGAGGTCAACATCGACGAAGTGAACGAGGCGTTGGGCCTCGAACTCCCGGAGGGCGAGGAGTTCGAGACGCTCGCGGGGTTCATCTTCAACCGCGCCGGCCGCCTGGTCGAGGAGGACGAGACGATCGAGTACGACGGCGTCCGCATCCGCGTCGAAGAGGTCGAAACGACCCGGATCAAGCGCGCCCGGGTGACGGTGACCGAGGAGTACTACCAGGACGACGACTCCGACGAGGTCGACGAGGAGATCGCCGAGACGGACGTCGACGCCGCCGACACGGAGTAG